DNA from Vulpes vulpes isolate BD-2025 chromosome 9, VulVul3, whole genome shotgun sequence:
TTTGTCAAGCATTCAGGAAGCCACTAAGGGGATCAGAAGTTATGGAAGTCGTGAgaacagtggggagagggagtaCCACCTCCCAGTCAGTTCTGTGTCCACAGACCAAAGTGAATAAAGGAGGTTGGGTGGGGCTGCAGACGGAAAGATTCTAGTGAGGGTTTCAAAAGCCTTTTGGTGGGGACTCCAACCAGGGGAAAATGCGGAACGTTTAAAGATCCTTTCTAGGATCTCTGAAAGCAGAAAGCCCTCGGTTCAAATCCCAGCGTTGCCTCTTATAACCTTGGCCAATAACCTTACAACAGTCCATTACTCCTAAAGGATTCTGTGAGATGATTCAGGTGCCTAGCACCTTAGCATGATGCCTGGTACATAGtcaacactcaataaatattaggcCATAGGAACAGGAGTTGTTGTAAATGGACACGCTGCATGACAGAGGATGGGCCAAAGGGAACTCCCACTCCCATGTACAGTATGGTTGGGGTCAAAGAGAACACAGTCCAGACCGCAGCCCTGCCCTCCTGAGCCACGGGTGACCGGGAATCCATTCCAGGTTTTCTCACTGTTTTTGCAGGATCAGTTTGAATGAGCATCAGCTGGAACCAGCCGACTGGGCTGGACGACCGCAACGGCCCAAGCGAAATCCAGACCTGGATTTCCCGCCCACGGAGCCCAGGATTCCAGATCCGGGTATACTCAGCCTTCGAGGGTGAGCCCTTTGGAGACCTTTAAACACCTCCCGGAGAAGTCCTCAAACCTAGCCCCATTCGCTAGCGCCCCTAAACATTCTAGAGTCTAAGAAAAGGACAGACTGGAGCGGTAGAGGACTTGGATCCTCGGCGTCAGAGTAAACAGACACCACCTCCGTCACTAACTGCAGAGCGGCTCCAGGATTGATGGACGGCGCTGTGGACAGGGCTTTCGAACTCGGGATGCTGTTCATATATACGATCCCAGCTGCCACACAGTTGGGGGCCCTCGGGCGCTCCACGGCTGTGGGATAGCTCCCTAAGGGGTTGCATCAGTGTGTGACTACATCCAAGGCAGCGAAGTGGTTAAGTCTGCCAGAAGGGAAGAGGTAGGGGGCAGGACTCTGGCGGGGTAGCCTGGCCCAGAGGACGCCTCAGGAAGGAAGGGTGGGTGAGTGGGAGGATCCCAGGCTGGGGCGGGGTCTTGAGCAAAAGACGGAAGGCCCGCGTGGCGCTGAGCCAATGGGAATCGGCGCCGTCCGGAGGGCGGGAACACACCCCCTTGtaggccccgccccttcccaccCTTTTCTCGGGGACCCGACGGCGCGGACCCAGTCTGGCTGCATCAGCACCTGCTCAGGCTTTGCCGCTgctccttcccttttctcagaACCTCTTGTCCCACCCCAGCACTAAGATGGGGTGGAAATTCGGGGAAGATTTCGAGAGCCCAAGGCACTTAGATGGAGCCATCTGTGTTGGGTCTGAAAGCAAATTAGCTTTCCAGCCCGGGTCTGGCTCCAACATCATCCAGATTACCTGGGAAGTCCTTCCTATCATCTGACTCCAATATTTCCTGCTGCAATGACTGATCAGCTCACCTTGGTCTCCAACCTCAGGGATAGTGTGGGTTAGAGGAGTCCTGAAATGAACGAGGCCCTGAGTGAGGGTTTGAATCCTCCCCTTCTTTTTCCAAGTACCAGGCTAGGTATGTAGCCTGAGTCTAGGGCCATCTAGGCTTTATCTAAACTCCTCCAGATTGTGTATGGTGGGCCTGGGCTCCAAGTAGCCTCACAAAGACCGGACCCCAGGCAGGCCTTGGGGTGAAGCTTTGACTAGTTTCCTGGGACCAGTTTAGGAGCAACATCGGACCTTCACCTTAACCCTTAGAAGCGCACGAGGAAGATAGTAGAAGAGGACCCTTCTCAGCTTCAGAATCCCACCCATCTTGAAAGCGGGAGTTCCTGATGCCTGGATTTCCCCACACTCCACAATCCTCAGTGTCCCACTCTGTGCAGTGGACTCACTCCCGCGCCTGCGCAGCCTGGAGACCAGTATCTTCTAAGGCTGCAAGGAGCTAAAAATCGCTCCCGCCCACCCACAAGCTGGGCTGGACTTGAGGatctggcgggggggggggggggggggaggggggggcgggtagTGAAAGGAGGGGGAACGAAGAGTGAGGAGGGAGGCTGTCTAGGGTGTCTGTCCAATTAGGGCAGTAGGAAGAATCCTGGTGGCCGGGCAGAAGCATGGAGGTCGCAGGGGCTGCTCACGCCTCGGAAAGGGGTTCCTGGGGTGGTGAGGGGCGAGGCTGCAGCATAAACATGTTTACGGCCTCTGCGGCGCCGGCGGCCCCGAGGGGCGCGAGCCCTGGGGCAATAACTTTGCTCTgcgccccctcacccccagcctggcTCCGCGCCAGGGCGATGACTTCggtcccagccccctccccctccggcgGGCCAGGTGCCCCTCGGCGATCCTCGAGGGGGAGCGCTAGGCGGCACCCCCTCCGTCAGCTCCCTGGATCCCCGGGCGGCGCCTGAGGGGCGGGGTCGCCAGCGCGGCGGGACGCGCGGCTACCGCGTTCCCCTCGGTAGCGTCCCGAGGCCGTGGGAGGGGGCGCCCTGGCCGGCCCGGGCGCAAGTTCTCCCGCCCCCTGCCGGGCCCCTCCTCAGGGCGCCGACCCCTTCCCCGCCACCCGGGACCGGGGCCGCCGCGTACCTGCAGCCTCCGGCGGCGGATCAGGCCCGAATCGTCCATGGCGGCGGCGGCTTCGGccccggggagggaggagggaggtggcggcggcggcggcggcgggaggagggaagagggagggagtgagaagCCGCGGggaccgcggcggcggcggcggcggcggcggcggcgggtgggggggtggggggtggcgggggcggaGCAAAGTGGGGCGGACCCGGCGCCGTCACTGCGTCGGGGCGCCCAAGCCGTGCCTCGGCCAAGGCTGCCCTAGCcgcggggtgggagggggcaagCCGGGGAGgagcttccctctgcccccatgggAGCCACGCTACGGAGAGACCCCTGTAAGGAGAGACACCCCAGTGGAGAAGAGACATGCCCATGGGTAGACCTCCAACCCCAGAAACACCCAAGGGAGACATTCTTGCTAAGATAAATTCCTTATGCGGATATCCCCCCCCTTCCTGCAGCGACACCCCTCAGGGAGACACATTCCCACGGGTTGGATAGTCTCCACCGGGAGGCCCTCTGCAATCAGAAACTCCCCCTTCACCCTGAAAATCATTCCTAAAACAGATGATCTCTGAGAGGTAACGCTTCCTCTCAAaagccccctgccacccccaagAAGAGACACTTCCGAAGAGAAAAACCTCCACGGGTGACATTTCACGTGGGAAGCCTGGTGAAAGCACAGATGCCCCCAGTGGAAGACCCCCCTAAAATATTCTCTGTGGGAAATTGTTTCCACCCATGAGACCCCCACATCCTAAGGAGATACATTCTTACATACTGACATTTGCATTGAGGACACCCATCCTCACGGGACATGCTCCCACAGAAAAACATTTTGCATGCATACACCGCCCCCCTTCCCAACCAGAGCCTCTTCGGAGAACCCTGCAACCCCTCtaacgacccccccccccccatcaggaTTAAGTAGTCAGGCCAGGCCGGACTGTATTTATAGGAGAGATTAGCTGGTAGTTTGGGAGGGGGGCAGCTGAAGCGATTTTCACACATACCCCCCTGCAGTGTTCCTACAGCTGAGACCAAGCCGACCGTGCTTCCCAGAGTTGGTGTGGAAAGCATCGGCGACCTCCCTACTCCAAGTCTAGGCGACGAAggacagggtggggagagggcttCCCAAGGGTCTCTGCCTCCAGCTGGCCAGGAAAGCCCTGGAGGGCGCGGTCACTGGGCTGGAGCGACCCCTGCTGGCCAATGAGGGCGACGGCGAGGTCTAGGTCCAGGTGTTCCCCAGACACTTGTTTCCTCGTCTCCGCGGCTTTGCCTGCGTTATCTCagtgtttctctctgtctctgtttatcGGCATGTTTGTTTGCCATCCCTCTGAGTCTGTTCTTCCAACTTCTCTGCCAAAGGCCGGGACTCCGCTCTTGTCGCCCCTTCTAAAACCAACTGTCGCGGGAGCTCTCCGTGGTGCTGATCTTACGCGCTCCTGTCCGCGGTGCTGAATTCCGAGGGCAGGGTTGGGGGCTGAggtcaggggaggggaagggttgGTGGAAGGCACAGCCCCAAAACCGGACAGATCTGACACACGAGCACCCTGGACTACCTCGAAATGGACTAGGGGAAGGCTAGGTACACTAAGTCTTGGTTGTTGAAGCCAATAGGACATCAGTGGGTGTCCCCCAAGGCGCCAGGACACAGGGCCTCCTGATTTCGTTAATTTACTCAACACGCacagagcacctgctgtgtaccaAGTTGTGTTTTGAGATCTGGGAGTTCCGCAGTGAAAATGACAGACAAAAACTCTTCATTAGCCTGAGTATGGAGGGATATTTGTGGTAGTTGCCACTGCTCACaaaaacacatatgcacacactacaagcacaggcacacacactgCAAATATACAAACATAACATATCAACACATCCTCAGGAAACGGACTCACAGGGGatcacctgtgtggctcagcgatttggcgcctgccttcggcccagggcgtggacctggagtcacgggattgagttccacttcgggctccctgcatggagcctgcttctccctctgcctgtgtctctgcctctctctctgtgtctctcatgaatgaataaataaaatctttaaaaaaggaaacaaactcaCATACACATAGTCACACATTCTGCAAATATGTACTTCtctaaaatacacacaaatacacattctCAGCAAACACAGACTCACACACAAACACGTATACACGTTTGCAAATATACACTTAGCACACACTGAATCCTATAAAAACACATAATACAAACACAAAATCagcaaacacagacacacacacatatacacataaactCACATTCTGCgaacacacacatatgcaaacacaaaattagaaaacagacaTACACTCAGCAaatgaagacacacacaaaacaacatgTACAAACACTCAACAGacataatcacacacacacacataataccAAAACCAAGGGAAATTCAGCTACATACaaactcttttttaagattttatttatttattaatgagacacacactcacacacacagagagagagagagagagagagagaggcagagacacaggtagagggagaggcaggttccatgcaggaagcctgatgtgggatcccaggaccccgggatcccgccctgagccaaaggtagatgctcaactgctgaaccacccaggcgtccctacatacAAACTCTTACCCAACATACAAACACAATATTCTCCCAACACAACACgtggacacacacatacactcacatacCCACTGCAGCACTGTTCTTCTCACCAGACTCTCCCACTAGAATGTCCACTCTGTGAGgttgagattttcattttttgattacTACTGCATCCCCAGAACCTAGAGCACTATAGGTGccccataaatgtttgttgaatgaatggatgaattgaGGGAATGCTTGCAAGAAACTCACATTCACGGAAACTgcagaagaaaacacacacatttcaGATGCAGACACGCACCCTCCCCACACATGTGAACACCCTCTTGTTCATTAATGGTTGCTGTTCATGGTCAACAGCCTATATCCCCTGACTTTACCCACAGCATTCTCACAGGACAGCATCCTGATTCTACATCCCCCtcctttacatttattatatctTAATCAATTGGATACACGGGGATTGGGACATATACACCCAGattttgaacacacacacacacacacacacacacacacacactcaaccaAGAGACACACATACTATACCTTCACACAACAAAcatacactacacacacacacacagccatgcAAACACACTCTcaactaacacacacacatagagttTAAGCCATAATCTCAACATAAAGGCCaacataagtatatatatacacagcaGTCCCAGGGGCATTGGCCTTTGGTCAgctggagcagggggtggggcggaAGGAAACTCCTCCTCTGCATCAAACCACACCCCCTTTGGCTGCCGCTCTTTCCTGGACTTGACTCTGAGGTGTCTCAGCAGCTCCCTAGACCCCGGTCCAGTTAACGGTGAGAGGTGATcagagggggcagaggaggggagggaattGTCTTGTCTCCACAGACCCTCAGCTTCTCCTAGCCTGTGGTTTTTGGACCACAGCAGCAAAACTGGAGTCCTGCCACCGCCAAGCTTGGCTCCAAAGGCCCAGCCCTGGTGGCAGCCCCTAAGCCGATTGTGGGCCGAGAGAAGGTGACCATGAGAGGGGCCAGCAGGGAtcaagaaggagggaggagactgggcagaagagagggaggaattaCTGGACAGAAGACGGAGATTGAGAGAGCTGGGGAGTCCCTTTAGTTCTGAAGACAGAGGGGAtcacctgagccaaccaggtgggAGATCCTCCTGGGCATGAGGGGGAGGGGAACCATGGTCCAACTAGAGGAGGGGGCCCTTGGACCTAAAGAGATGGAGGGGACATGAGTCTGATGGGGGAGAAGGGGCCCCTGGGTCAGAGGCAGGACTTGATGGTTCCCTGCAATTTGAAGATCCTTGGCCATTGCCTCCCCCATCAACTGCTCTATCTCTGCTCTCCCTGGCACTGTCTCCTGGGTAGGCATTAGGAGGGTACCACCCCTAGCTCTCAAAAAGGGACAGCCAAAACTCACCCCATTCCCAATCTAACTCTTGTCTCAGGTGGACATGGCCAACAGGGGCCACACTCAACCCAGGGccctggcctgggccctgggacTGACCCTGGTATGGATCCTGCTGGGTGCCTGTGGAGGGAGCCGCCCACTCCCAGCTTTGTCCCGAAGACACCATAGGCTGGCGGCAGATCTTGGCACAGGCCAGCTGCACCTTGCAGGTGAGCACTCCAGACCCTACCTAACCCCCAACACCCAAGAAACCCCACTTCATCATAGCAATACTAAGATTTCCTTATGAGAATGGCTTAGGGTGAGGCACAGGCGGGGAAGGTGAGCCGGCAGGACTAGTGCTAAAGAATGGTTAGAGTGCGCAGagtctggagtcagactgcctgggttcaaattccaactctgccacttcatagctgtgtgactctgagcaagtcacttaacctcactGGGCTTCATGTAGACcattaaaaagggagaaaaataatagacCTACCTCATAGGGGTATTGTAGAGGGGTGTATGTAAGCATATGAAAACTTATACCATTATCAGGGACATAAACAATAAGCTgattatgatttattattattattattattattactagaaatTGCATTTGTGTCACaagagaagtatttttatttaagttttatgttTGGGTGGCACTGATGTAGCCGGGGTGTCCCCTGTTTAGGGGACTCAGGCCTTGGTTCCCCAATCCTACCTGAGGATCCAAGACCCCAACTCACAGGAGTCCCCTTCCCCATGGTCCTGTTGTCCCCCAGAGATGGACACACCAGAGGCATCGGGCCCTGGGATGGTCTCAGAAAACTGTGGGGAGCCGAGCCCCGGGTGAGTACAGTACCCGCCAGGGTTTCCTTGTGTCCTTTGCTCCAGTTGcccctgccaggggccacagccCCGGCGCATCCTGACTCAAACGAGTTATTTTTCCCAATGTTCAGGTGCGAATCCTTTCTGGGACACCTCCAAGTCGCCCTCCACAATCGCTTCCGCCTGTTGTTACTGGGGATACGCCAGGCGCAGCCGCTCTGTTCCGAGCTCTGCGACATCTGGTAGGGAAGGCGGGGCAAAAGGGGGTGTGTCCTATGGTTTGCGCGGGACCAAAAGCGAGATGGGCAGCTCGCTCGTCTTGGTGTGTGAAGGGGCCAGGCCTGCCTCCAACAAGGCCAAGATCTGAAGATGAGGCCCAGTGTTTGGAGGCCAggtgggaaggggcggggcctgtAGTGGACCAGGCTTTTAAGGGGCGGGGCCTCCTGTTTGAAAAGAGAAGCTAAAAGGGTAGGGAATGTAAGGGGCTGGCCTGAATTAGATGGTCTGAAGTCTGCAGGGATGAGGCCAGCTGTGACAGGGCCCTGGATAAGTGTGGAGAATATAGGGCAGGGTGAGATCTGGAGGATGGCGTCCGTGGGGGGCGTGGTCCCAAGAGGCGAGACCTGGATCAGGGGGCGGGACGTACACGGAGGGAAGACTTGGAAGGCAGGAAACCCACTAGAACGCGACCGCGGAGACTTTACCCCCCTCCTCTCTACACACCATCCGCAGGTTTGCCTCGTGTGAAAGTGATATTACCTGCGGTCGGACTTGGCTCCCACTCCTAGAAAAGAGGGGCTGTGAGCCTCGCTGCACTACCTACGAGCAGGTGAGCTTGAGACAAGAAGGTGCAGGTCAGAGACTGGGACCTCCCCTTACTGTGTCCTGCCTTAACCCGCCTAGGCCCCAGAGTCCGGAATGGCACTCCCAAGGCCCCTGCTCCCACCCTTCCCCCTTCCGCAGCCCAATCTCCGTAATGGGATACGTCTGGACACTCCCTAGGGCCCACTGAGGCTGGATTTGTCCTCCCCAAGGGACCGTCTCTGCTCTAGGCTCGTCCAcagtcccccgcccccaccccggaagACCCAGAAGCCCAAATCACCTCACCTAAAACCCCAGCCTTAATCTAGCCCTCCCCCATCCCAACCCTGGGACCTAGTAAAAAAACTCGCCCTCTCAGGACTCTGCTCCTGTTATGCCCTCGCCCTCACACTCCCAGGAGGACCCAAAGAGGGTCACTGCCCACCCCTCGACAGCGGCTGTACACTCGCCCCTACTTGCAAACCAAGTCcaagattttccttttcaaaggCCACGTCCCTGAGCTCTCCCCCGCCTACACCGCCCGAAGGCcacgccccccccgccccccccccccccaatatcaGGACTCTATCCACTCCGGCCCTAACTCCACTCCCTCTCCCAGACCTTCGCTGACGGGGCGGACCTTTGCCGCTCGGTTCTGGGCTACGCCCTGCCAGTGGCCGCTCCTGGCGCCGATCACTGCCTCAACATTTCCATCTCGGTACTGCCGGGGTCCAGACAGGAACGGAAGGCCCAGGAAGTCACCTTCCCGCGTTCCCGCCGCTCACGCACCTGGATCCTGGATGCTCCCGGCAGCGGGAGCGGCAGTGGAAGCGGCAGCGGCCCCTAGGGGGCGCCAGGCCTTGAGTGGGAGATTCGTCCCTTCCCCAGACCCCGCCCCTCTAGACACCCGGAGCTTCACCATTCTCCCGCTCTGCCTTCTAGTTTCCAGagtcctgtccctcctccctggagtcccagggactCGCCCTTCTCCAGGTGATTAGAGAAATAATCCAACTCTagctcatctctccctctccccctctgaaTAAAGTCGCCAACTAGAGCACTGTGATGTACCTGCTTCTTGGGGCAATAGGGGGCAAAGATAGCTGCTGGAAAGAGATCAGTGTGTCACTTCAAATCGTCAGGtccgggaagcctgggtggctcagtggtttagtgctgccttcagcccagggcatgatcctggagaccagggatcaagtcccacgtcaagctccctgcatgg
Protein-coding regions in this window:
- the RTBDN gene encoding retbindin; this encodes MANRGHTQPRALAWALGLTLVWILLGACGGSRPLPALSRRHHRLAADLGTGQLHLAEMDTPEASGPGMVSENCGEPSPGCESFLGHLQVALHNRFRLLLLGIRQAQPLCSELCDIWFASCESDITCGRTWLPLLEKRGCEPRCTTYEQTFADGADLCRSVLGYALPVAAPGADHCLNISISVLPGSRQERKAQEVTFPRSRRSRTWILDAPGSGSGSGSGSGP